The following proteins are encoded in a genomic region of Gouania willdenowi chromosome 6, fGouWil2.1, whole genome shotgun sequence:
- the LOC114464246 gene encoding fatty acyl-CoA hydrolase precursor, medium chain-like, translating into MEDRVTTIFCFLMPLLCLMVAADQYAPEVHTTLGALRGLTLTVKGIKSGVHAYLGVPFAKPPVGPSLRLRAPQPVEGWTGVRDATKQPLMCIQGESVVSDYIVKINRIVADLPEISEDCLYLNIFTPANRAQDAKLPVMVWIYGGGLTTGSASLYDGSALAAYEDVVVVLIQFRVGLLGFLSTGDENMSGNFGMLDQIQALKWIKEHIHNFGGNPDVVTVIGQSAGAVCVSLLLHSPLSHGLFHRAIAESGTAAMDLLLTRNPLPLTRIVANASGCNMESTEKIADCMRNLDLESIIPFAKDEIRFLINVDGHVLTKPVMESFKNNEFLTIPYMTGVNNHEGGWIIIDFFAPKNWTQGIDQEKAFNLLSIFFPNPKDASKLKVLFEEYLGTAVDPVKNRDGLTQLFGDMLFYAPAITDANAHRDAGAEVFLYEYNHAPKVWKENRPDYVKCDHGDEVLTVLGYCFATYNVKISGGCSQEEEDLSKIMMSYWANFARTGSPNGAGLAHWPKYGADGNYLKIDLKEQVAARDLKKDRFIYMTETLPETIKQHQLKFPHVDL; encoded by the exons ATGGAGGACCGGGTCACCACAATCTTCTGCTTTTTAATGCCTTTGTTGTGCCTGATGGTGGCTGCAGACCAGTACG CACCTGAAGTCCACACAACTCTCGGGGCACTAAGGGGTCTAACGCTGACTGTAAAAGGAATAAAATCTGGGGTTCATGCCTACCTGGGCGTTCCATTTGCCAAACCACCCGTGGGACCTTCACTGAGACTGAGAGCTCCTCAACCAGTCGAGGGATGGACAGGAGTGAGAGACGCCACCAAGCAGCCACTAAT gtgCATTCAAGGAGAAAGTGTTGTTTCAGACTACATTGTCAAAATCAACAGGATCGTGGCTGATTTACCTGAGATTTCTGAGGACTGTCTTTACCTGAACATCTTCACTCCTGCAAACCGAGCTCAGGATGCTAAACTCCCA gtTATGGTCTGGATTTACGGAGGAGGTCTTACTACAGGGTCAGCCTCACTGTATGACGGTTCTGCTCTCGCTGCCTACGAGGATGTGGTTGTGGTCCTGATCCAGTTTCGTGTTGGGCTTCTGGGATTTCTCAG CACTGGAGATGAGAACATGTCAGGAAACTTTGGTATGCTGGACCAGATTCAGGCTCTGAAGTGGATAAAGGAGCACATTCACAACTTTGGAGGAAATCCAGATGTGGTCACAGTAATTGGCCAGTCTGCAGGAGCAGTGTGCGTCTCTCTTTTG CTTCACTCTCCACTGTCCCATGGACTCTTCCATCGAGCTATTGCTGAGAGTGGCACTGCTGCAATGGACTTGTTGCTCACAAGGAATCCTCTTCCATTGACGAGA attgtcgCGAATGCGTCTGGTTGTAACATGGAGAGCACAGAGAAAATTGCAGATTGCATGAGAAACCTTGATCTGGAATCCATTATTCCTTTTGCAAAG GACGAAATAAGATTTCTCATCAATGTTGATGGACACGTCCTGACCAAACCTGTGATGGAGTCTTTTAAGAACAATGAGTTCCTTACTATACCATACATGACTGGTGTCAATAACCATGAAGGGGGTTGGATTATCATTGAT TTCTTCGCTCCCAAAAACTGGACTCAAGGAATAGACCAGGAGAAGGCCTTCAACCTGCTCTCTATATTCTTTCCCAAT CCCAAAGATGCCAGCAAGCTTAAAGTATTATTTGAGGAATACTTGGGAACCGCTGTAGATCCAGTAAAGAACAGAGATGGTCTCACTCAGCTGTTTGGTGACATGCTCTTCTACGCTCCAGCCATTACTGACGCTAATGCTCACAGAG ATGCCGGTGCTGAAGTTTTCCTGTATGAGTACAATCATGCACCTAAAGTATGGAAGGAGAACAGGCCTGACTACGTCAAGTGTGACCATGGAGATGAAGTTCTAACGGTGTTGGGATATTGCTTTGCAACTTACAATGTAAAAATATCTG GTGGGTGCTCTCAAGAAGAGGAAGACTTGAGCAAAATCATGATGAGCTACTGGGCTAACTTCGCTCGCACTGG GTCACCTAATGGGGCTGGCCTTGCTCATTGGCCCAAGTATGGAGCAGACGGAAACTACCTGAAAATTGATCTAAAGGAGCAGGTGGCTGCACGTGATTTGAAGAAGGATCGCTTTATCTACATGACTGAGACGCTTCCAGAGACAATCAAACAGCATCAGCTGAAATTTCCACATGTTGACCTCTGA